The following coding sequences lie in one Maylandia zebra isolate NMK-2024a linkage group LG14, Mzebra_GT3a, whole genome shotgun sequence genomic window:
- the nectin3a gene encoding nectin-3-like protein isoform X1 translates to MEKRLPLRRTLPSNGLRLLISLLTVYGLTAGVSSNQVVVPEKVNAVLGKNITLGCRIEVGPSLSFTQSSWERRLPSGTITLAVFNPEFGTSYSSQYEKRISFVSPSIRDATITLEGVDFTDIGSYTCKVATFPLGNTQASTHVNVLVEPKVYVSAGPTALLDGGNESLVATCIAERGLPEAEVFWETELYGRSEKQSQNEANGITTVHVRYMWQPRSSAQGKTLTCVVRHPALQTEFRIPYMLNVQFAPAVSIMGISKNWYAGQANVKLNCEAKANPAARQFTWTRLDGLMPEGVEISNNSLAFTRPLERNDSGVYHCEVTNDIGTSSQVVNIWVQDPPPTTAAASTTASVLHDTPGTGTAVDRRRSPFTSPTLASLHDSSLGTIVGGAVGGVLFLILLLILGGACYMHQRRTFRGDYYTKQYLGPSDMQKESQLDVLQPHELQEVYGDKTSKGSQDLKPKLGGDIIYPDYTPERKDRDDWVDRGDANRGFKEGNYYPDHYNSQNMHPCGPPVHSPIVNNGSPYLPEDCYDNGTDSDYVSHMDGSVISRREWYV, encoded by the exons CAGGTGTGAGCAGTAACCAGGTAGTTGTTCCTGAAAAAGTGAATGCAGTGCTGGGAAAGAACATCACACTGGGCTGCCGAATAGAAGTGGGTCCCAGCCTCAGCTTCACGCAGAGCTCCTGGGAGCGTCGTCTTCCTTCAGGCACTATTACCCTGGCGGTATTTAATCCCGAGTTTGGAACCTCATATTcttcacaatatgaaaaacgTATCTCATTTGTTTCCCCTTCAATACGAGATGCCACCATTACCCTTGAAGGAGTTGACTTTACGGATATCGGGTCCTACACCTGCAAAGTGGCTACATTTCCTTTGGGCAATACACAAGCATCCACCCATGTTAATGTTTTAG TGGAGCCAAAAGTGTACGTGTCCGCAGGCCCCACAGCTCTGCTGGACGGTGGCAATGAGTCACTGGTGGCCACCTGCATTGCAGAGCGTGGTCTTCCTGAAGCCGAGGTTTTCTGGGAGACGGAGCTGTACGGGCGATCTGAGAAGCAGAGTCAGAATGAGGCAAACGGCATCACCACCGTACATGTGCGCTACATGTGGCAGCCACGGAGCTCCGCCCAGGGGAAGACACTCACCTGTGTGGTGAGACACCCAGCCCTGCAGACAGAGTTTCGTATACCCTACATGCTAAATGTCCAGT TTGCACCAGCGGTATCCATCATGGGAATTAGCAAAAATTGGTACGCTGGCCAAGCAAATGTGAAATTAAACTGTGAAGCCAAGGCCAACCCAGCTGCGCGTCAGTTCACATGGACCAG GTTGGATGGCTTGATGCCTGAGGGTGTTGAGATCTCAAACAATAGCCTTGCTTTCACTCGGCCATTGGAGCGCAATGATTCTGGAGTCTATCACTGCGAAGTGACGAATGACATCGGTACCAGCAGTCAGGTTGTGAACATCTGGGTACAAG ATCCTCCCCCCACCACCGCAGCCGCCAGCACCACTGCCTCTGTCCTCCACGACACCCCTGGAACCGGCACTGCTGTGGACCGGCGGAGATCCCCGTTCACCTCCCCCACCTTGGCGTCCTTACACGACAGCAGCCTGGGTACTATAGTTGGTGGGGCAGTGGGAGGAGTTCTCTTCCTGATCCTCTTGCTGATCCTTGGCGGGGCTTGCTATATGCACCAACGTCGAACCTTCAGAGGGGACTACTACACCAAACAGTATTTGGGACCCTCCGACATGCAGAAGGAATCTCAGCTGGACGTGCTGCAGCCGCACGAGCTGCAAGAGGTCTACGGGGACAAAACGAGCAAAGGTAGCCAGGATCTGAAACCCAAATTGGGTGGGGATATCATTTACCCCGACTACACACCTGAGCGCAAAGACAGGGACGACTGGGTCGACAGGGGAGATGCCAACAGGGGTTTCAAGGAGGGAAACTACTACCCAGATCACTACAACAGCCAAAACATGCACCCCTGCGGGCCTCCTGTGCACAGCCCCATAGTCAACAACGGCTCCCCCTATCTCCCGGAGGACTGCTATGACAATGGTACAGACAGCGACTACGTGTCCCACATGGACGGATCTGTGATTTCACGCAGGGAGTGGTATGTTTGA
- the nectin3a gene encoding nectin-3-like protein isoform X2, with protein MEKRLPLRRTLPSNGLRLLISLLTVYGLTGVSSNQVVVPEKVNAVLGKNITLGCRIEVGPSLSFTQSSWERRLPSGTITLAVFNPEFGTSYSSQYEKRISFVSPSIRDATITLEGVDFTDIGSYTCKVATFPLGNTQASTHVNVLVEPKVYVSAGPTALLDGGNESLVATCIAERGLPEAEVFWETELYGRSEKQSQNEANGITTVHVRYMWQPRSSAQGKTLTCVVRHPALQTEFRIPYMLNVQFAPAVSIMGISKNWYAGQANVKLNCEAKANPAARQFTWTRLDGLMPEGVEISNNSLAFTRPLERNDSGVYHCEVTNDIGTSSQVVNIWVQDPPPTTAAASTTASVLHDTPGTGTAVDRRRSPFTSPTLASLHDSSLGTIVGGAVGGVLFLILLLILGGACYMHQRRTFRGDYYTKQYLGPSDMQKESQLDVLQPHELQEVYGDKTSKGSQDLKPKLGGDIIYPDYTPERKDRDDWVDRGDANRGFKEGNYYPDHYNSQNMHPCGPPVHSPIVNNGSPYLPEDCYDNGTDSDYVSHMDGSVISRREWYV; from the exons GTGTGAGCAGTAACCAGGTAGTTGTTCCTGAAAAAGTGAATGCAGTGCTGGGAAAGAACATCACACTGGGCTGCCGAATAGAAGTGGGTCCCAGCCTCAGCTTCACGCAGAGCTCCTGGGAGCGTCGTCTTCCTTCAGGCACTATTACCCTGGCGGTATTTAATCCCGAGTTTGGAACCTCATATTcttcacaatatgaaaaacgTATCTCATTTGTTTCCCCTTCAATACGAGATGCCACCATTACCCTTGAAGGAGTTGACTTTACGGATATCGGGTCCTACACCTGCAAAGTGGCTACATTTCCTTTGGGCAATACACAAGCATCCACCCATGTTAATGTTTTAG TGGAGCCAAAAGTGTACGTGTCCGCAGGCCCCACAGCTCTGCTGGACGGTGGCAATGAGTCACTGGTGGCCACCTGCATTGCAGAGCGTGGTCTTCCTGAAGCCGAGGTTTTCTGGGAGACGGAGCTGTACGGGCGATCTGAGAAGCAGAGTCAGAATGAGGCAAACGGCATCACCACCGTACATGTGCGCTACATGTGGCAGCCACGGAGCTCCGCCCAGGGGAAGACACTCACCTGTGTGGTGAGACACCCAGCCCTGCAGACAGAGTTTCGTATACCCTACATGCTAAATGTCCAGT TTGCACCAGCGGTATCCATCATGGGAATTAGCAAAAATTGGTACGCTGGCCAAGCAAATGTGAAATTAAACTGTGAAGCCAAGGCCAACCCAGCTGCGCGTCAGTTCACATGGACCAG GTTGGATGGCTTGATGCCTGAGGGTGTTGAGATCTCAAACAATAGCCTTGCTTTCACTCGGCCATTGGAGCGCAATGATTCTGGAGTCTATCACTGCGAAGTGACGAATGACATCGGTACCAGCAGTCAGGTTGTGAACATCTGGGTACAAG ATCCTCCCCCCACCACCGCAGCCGCCAGCACCACTGCCTCTGTCCTCCACGACACCCCTGGAACCGGCACTGCTGTGGACCGGCGGAGATCCCCGTTCACCTCCCCCACCTTGGCGTCCTTACACGACAGCAGCCTGGGTACTATAGTTGGTGGGGCAGTGGGAGGAGTTCTCTTCCTGATCCTCTTGCTGATCCTTGGCGGGGCTTGCTATATGCACCAACGTCGAACCTTCAGAGGGGACTACTACACCAAACAGTATTTGGGACCCTCCGACATGCAGAAGGAATCTCAGCTGGACGTGCTGCAGCCGCACGAGCTGCAAGAGGTCTACGGGGACAAAACGAGCAAAGGTAGCCAGGATCTGAAACCCAAATTGGGTGGGGATATCATTTACCCCGACTACACACCTGAGCGCAAAGACAGGGACGACTGGGTCGACAGGGGAGATGCCAACAGGGGTTTCAAGGAGGGAAACTACTACCCAGATCACTACAACAGCCAAAACATGCACCCCTGCGGGCCTCCTGTGCACAGCCCCATAGTCAACAACGGCTCCCCCTATCTCCCGGAGGACTGCTATGACAATGGTACAGACAGCGACTACGTGTCCCACATGGACGGATCTGTGATTTCACGCAGGGAGTGGTATGTTTGA